The Sulfolobus islandicus Y.N.15.51 sequence TGTGGAGAGTAGTATTCCCATTGATATTCCCCGGATTCCTATCAACTTTAATATTCGTTTTCTTACAGATTTGGAATGAGTTCTTCATACCATTAATACTTACAAATACACCAAACATGTTAATGTTACCGGTAGCAGCTAGATTCTATACTGCTGCCTATGCGTTAATTTATAATAGGTCGTTTGCAGCTGGAGTTATTTCTTCCTTAATACCGTTAATAATATTTATATTTCTCGGAAGATATTTTATACGTGGATTAGCAGCATTAGGTGGAGGAGCTAAAGGGGTGTAGAGATAATGACCACAATTAGAGTAGAAAATCTATCCAAAATATTCAAAAAAGGTAAAACAGAAGTAAAGGCAGTGGATAATGTGTCAATAACAATAGACTCGGGAATGGCTTTTGGTGTTTTAGGACCAAGCGGTCACGGAAAGACTACATTTCTAAGGTTGATAGCAGGATTAGAAGAACCTACTAGTGGTTATATATATTTCGATAATGAGGCAGTATCATCACCACGTAGAGTTATGATGAGTCCGGAGAAAAGAGGCATTGCAATGGTTTTTCAGAATTGGGCCTTATATCCCAATATGACTGTTTTCGATAATATAGCCTTTCCATTAAAACTGGCCAAGGTACCTAAAGATAAGATAGAAAACAAGGTTAAGGAAGTTTCTGAAGAATTAGGTTTATCCGATGCTTTAAACAGATACCCTAAGGAACTGTCTGGAGGTCAAATGCAAAGAACAGCAATAGCTAGAGCGTTAGTAAAAGATCCTAAGGTTCTTCTGTTAGACGAGCCCTTCAGTAATCTGGATGCACAGATTAGGGAAAGCGCAAGGGCTTTAGTAAGGAAGATACAAAGAGAGAGAAAGCTAACTACACTAATTGTATCCCATGACCCAGCAGACATATTTGCTATAGCAAATAAAGCTGGAGTTATTGTTAATGGAAAATTCGCCCAAATAGGTACTCCAACTGAAATATATGAATATCCTGCGACAGATCTAATAGCTAGGCTAACTGGTGAAATAAACTTGATACAAGCAAAGATAATAGAAAATAATGCGATAATAGCTAACTTAAAAGTACCCCTAAATAATATGGAATTAAAAGGACAAAGCAATATAGTTATAGGGTTAAGACCAGATGACCTAACTCTTTCTGATACTTTACTAGATAAGTATATAGACATGGGTATTGTAAAAGTAAAGTTGGTAAGTTATGGTGCTGGTATATTTAAGATAGTTGTATCTCCAATTACTGACGAAAATATAGATATAATAGTTGATGCAGAAGAACCATTAGAGACTGGAATTGAAACTCATCTACTAGCTAAACCAAATAAAGTAAAAATATTCGATCTGAATGGGAGTAATTTGATTACTAGTAAAACACAAATTATAAAATAGTTGGGGAAGTTTCATATTTATTAAAACATTATACTTAATCTTTTTTATTATGTTACCCTATAGTTTTGTTAACAGGTTAGCGAAAACGTTATTATAATGACAATAACTTATTTTTCAATATGATTGAGGAGTTATTCGATCAAATGTCAAAGGGTAACTTATTACTAATAGATATGACTTACGACATGTTTAATGGAATGCAGACGTATATCGGAGATCCACCATTTAAACACGAATATTTTAGGAAAGGTAATAAATATGGCGAAGTTACACTTTCAACAGTATACATGGGGCTACACTCTGGCACTCATATAGACCTCCCTTTACATTTCGTACCTAATGGAGAAAGTGTTGAAAAATTTAACATAATACAATTTATAGG is a genomic window containing:
- the glcV gene encoding glucose ABC transporter ATP-binding protein GlcV, which translates into the protein MTTIRVENLSKIFKKGKTEVKAVDNVSITIDSGMAFGVLGPSGHGKTTFLRLIAGLEEPTSGYIYFDNEAVSSPRRVMMSPEKRGIAMVFQNWALYPNMTVFDNIAFPLKLAKVPKDKIENKVKEVSEELGLSDALNRYPKELSGGQMQRTAIARALVKDPKVLLLDEPFSNLDAQIRESARALVRKIQRERKLTTLIVSHDPADIFAIANKAGVIVNGKFAQIGTPTEIYEYPATDLIARLTGEINLIQAKIIENNAIIANLKVPLNNMELKGQSNIVIGLRPDDLTLSDTLLDKYIDMGIVKVKLVSYGAGIFKIVVSPITDENIDIIVDAEEPLETGIETHLLAKPNKVKIFDLNGSNLITSKTQIIK